One stretch of Corvus hawaiiensis isolate bCorHaw1 chromosome 1, bCorHaw1.pri.cur, whole genome shotgun sequence DNA includes these proteins:
- the MARCHF11 gene encoding E3 ubiquitin-protein ligase MARCHF11 — protein MSCAAGSVVLPAGEPPRAAAAPLELPAGAGEASGDSPEEGESRRGGSESGAAGGDKPETRSVCSSSESGSGGHAGGAGPICKICFQGPEQGELLNPCRCDGSVRYTHQLCLLKWISERGSWTCELCCYRYHVIAIKMKKPCQWQSITITLVEKVQMVAVILGSLFLVASVTWLLWSAFSPYAVWQRKDILFQICYGMYGFMDLVCIGLIVHEGASVYRVFKRWRAVNLHWDVLNYDKATDIEESSRGESSAGRTLWLPLTAFRNRSLVHPTQLTSPRFQCGYVLLHLFNRMRPQEDSSEDNCSGEVVMRVTSV, from the exons ATGAGCTGCGCCGCGGGGAGCGTCGTGCTCCCTGCCGGGGAGCCGCCgcgagccgccgccgccccgctgGAGCTgccggccggggcgggggaggcgagcggggacagccccgaggaGGGCGAGAGCCGGAGGGGCGGCTCGGAGAGCGGGGCTGCCGGCGGCGACAAGCCCGAGACGCGCTCGGTGTGCAGCAGCAGCGAGAGCGGCAGCGGCGGCCAcgccggcggggccggccccATCTGCAAGATCTGCTTCCAGGGCCCCGAGCAG GGTGAATTGTTAAACCCTTGCCGCTGCGATGGCTCAGTACGATACACGCATCAGCTTTGCCTCTTAAAGTGGATAAGTGAAAGAGGGTCATGGACCTGTGAACTCTGCTGTTACAGATACCATGTTATAgccattaaaatgaaaaagcctTGCCAG tGGCAAAGCATTACTATAACACTGGTTGAGAAAGTGCAGATGGTTGCTGTAATCCTAGGATCTCTGTTCTTAGTAGCAAGTGTGACTTGGCTTCTATGGTCAGCCTTCAGCCCTTATGCAGTATGGCAAAGAAAGGACATCCTTTTTCAAATCTGCTATGGAATGTATGGTTTTATGGATCTAGTATGCATAG GACTGATAGTACACGAAGGTGCATCTGTTTATCGAGTGTTTAAGCGCTGGAGGGCTGTGAATCTGCACTGGGATGTGTTAAATTATGATAAAGCCACGGACATAGAAGAGAGCAGTCGAGGAGAATCCTCAGCAGGGAGGACATTGTGGCTGCCACTGACTGCATTTAGAAACAGAAGTTTAGTTCATCCAACACAGTTAACCTCACCGAGATTTCAGTGTGGCTATGTGTTGTTACACCTGTTCAACCGCATGAGACCTCAGGAAGATTCATCAGAGGATAACTGCTCTGGGGAAGTAGTGATGAGAGTGACCTCAGTGTAA